A segment of the Catenuloplanes nepalensis genome:
AGGTGCTCACCCGCCGTCGCCTGGTCGTCCTGACCGGTGCGGTGCTGCTTTCCCCGGGCATCCTGATCGTTCAGCTGCTCGCCGGGCTGGAGCCGAGCACGTGGGCCGTCGCGCTCACCTCCGCCGCGCTCTTCGTGCTCGTGGTGACGCGGATGGCGGGCATGGTCCGGCGGCTGGAGGAGCAGGCCGGGCAGCTCGAGATCCAGGCCCGCCGGCTCGACGAACTGGCCCGCACGGACACGCTGACCGGGCTGCCGAACCGGCGCACGCTCGACGCACAGATCGTCCGGGACATGGACTCGACGACGGCGCGCCGCACGCCATTCCCGGTCGCGATGCTCGACCTGGACCATTTCAAGCGCTACAACGACACGCACGGGCATCAGACCGGCGACGACCTGCTCGCCGGGGCCGCGAGGTCCTGGAGCCTGCTGCTGCGGGACGGTGACACGCTCGCCCGGTACGGCGGTGAGGAGTTCGTGCTGCTGATGCCGGGCCGTACGGAGGAGGACGCGGCCCGGCTGCTGGACCGGCTGCGCATCGCCACCCCCGACCTGCAGACGTTCTCCGCCGGGCTGGCCGTCTGGGACGGCACGGAACCCCCGGACGTGCTGATGCGCCGCGCGGACCTGGCGCTCTACGCGGCGAAGGAGGCGGGCCGGGGCCGGGTGGTCCGGGCGGCGCCGGCACGGCCCGCGGCGCATCCGCTTCAATAGGGGCGTGACCCTCACCGATGTGACCCGCGAGCTGCTCGTCCGCTATCTCGGCACGTGGGTGCCGGGCGCGCTGCACGGCGGACGGCGGGCCACGTTCGCGCTGGCCTCACGCACACCGGTCAGCGTGCCAGCCGCGGAGGCGGCGCTGCGCGTGTTCGCGGAGTTCGCCGACCGGCTGCGCGGCCGCGAACTGACCATGATCGTGGCGGGGCCGGGTGCGGAGGCGGCCCGCGAGCGGCTCGCCGCGGTGCAGGCGGAGCTGCGGACGCCGGCCGCGCTCACCGTCCACACGCTCCCCGGCGACGGCACGGCGGTGCTGCCGGTCGCGCTCCAGGCCGCGCGGGCCGCGGGCGCGCCGCTGCTGGTCGCGCTGGACGGCACCGCCGATGCCGCCACGCTGCGCGCGGTCCGCTCCGGAAAGCCGGGCGAGCTGCTGCTGATCACCGAGCCGGCGCTCGGCAGCTCGCCCACCGGGACCGCCCACACTGGCCGGGAGGGGGTGGCCGACAGCGGCCGGCCCGCCACGGCAGCCACGGGCGGGCCGGCCAACACGGCAGCCACGGGCGGGCCGGCCGGCGAGAC
Coding sequences within it:
- a CDS encoding GGDEF domain-containing protein, which encodes MITLFRRFLLAGGPLLIGVWFLLPAGLERNALYAVVGALSVAANAVAARHWRSWPWALFAAGQACAVAGDLLWLYYENIAHIDPFPSPADGFYLAEYPLLTLALLLLSRRHRTADDHLARLDSTMLVAGLALPYWVLLIAPALAGGDSTLGTLIGLGYPLGDVLLLAGVVRLLLVAGTRNTSFRLITLAVLTLLTADVTFTFAENTTLGTMAFLASYLFWGVGALVPSAGSIGDPAPRPQVLTRRRLVVLTGAVLLSPGILIVQLLAGLEPSTWAVALTSAALFVLVVTRMAGMVRRLEEQAGQLEIQARRLDELARTDTLTGLPNRRTLDAQIVRDMDSTTARRTPFPVAMLDLDHFKRYNDTHGHQTGDDLLAGAARSWSLLLRDGDTLARYGGEEFVLLMPGRTEEDAARLLDRLRIATPDLQTFSAGLAVWDGTEPPDVLMRRADLALYAAKEAGRGRVVRAAPARPAAHPLQ